In Bacteroidetes bacterium GWF2_43_63, the sequence TCATTCCTCCAAGTCAACGGTTATGTCTATCAGATTACAGATACAGCCTTTATAATTGCTTATGAAAGAAGAAGCGATCAATACACTTCGTGCTTTGTGATGGATGACAAATCCTATCCGATTATATCATTCCCTTTTGGATATGGATCAATTAATGAAAGGCATGACAACATGCAGGAAAAGACTATTGCATGGCAAAAAGAGGGAGACGCCTGGGGATCACTGATATGCCCCGACACAACCTATCAGAACGTGTTGAGAATTAAAACCACGGATTCAACTTTCTACCAACCCATACCCAATCATCCGGGTGCTGCCGGTGGAAACTCAGTCAAATACGAATGGTACAACGCTGATTCTGACGTGCCTGTTCTGTCACTGAGTTTTAATTATTGGTATTACTGGGATAGTGTCTCTGATTACTGGGGGCGCGACACAACAGCCTTGCTTTATCAATCAAAAACTTATCTGCCGCTCGATACTCCTTTTCACGTGATAGTTCCCGAAAACAGTATAGTTTTATATCCGAACCCAGCAACAAATACCATTGCAATTGAAGGAAACGACAGCATTTCGGAATTGGTTATTTATAACACCAGCGGATATGCCGTCATGCATTTTAACCAGATTACTGCGGGGAAAAAAGTCAGGGTCAATATCTCGACTCTGAGCAAAGGTCTTTATATAGCAGCCGGAAAGTTCACATCCGAAGTCAGTTTCAGAAAGAAATTTATTGTTACAGAGGACTGAAAAGCATTCTTCATCGGGCTTACTGTATCACTTTTAAACGTTTTTTACTGACAGTTGTCAGTAAAAAACCACTCAAAACTCATAACCCATCACTCATAACCAACTTGCTCATCCCCGGAGCCCTGGCGGGCATACGGGCTATTAATATTTAACTCCTCCGGAGTATCTGATGGTGCTTCGCAGCTCCTTTTAAGCCTTCGGCATTTAACCTCACTCCTAACCATTAACTCATAACTTATCACTGACTACTGTAAATCACATTTTTTCCGGCATTCCCACACCAAGCAGTCCCATGGCAAAATTCAGCGTTTCGGCCGTGCGCTGCGCAAGCAACAAACGATTGTTGCGCAAAGTCTCATCCGGCTCGCGCAGAATCGATATTTCCTGATACATGCTGTTGAACATCTGCGCCAACTCGAAGCTGTAATTGGCCACCACTGCCGGACTTTCGTTGGTTGCCGCTTTTTCAATCATCTGCGGAAGTGTGAGCAACTGATACAATAAATGTTTTTCATGCTCTTTCAAATCAGCAGCAGCAGACCATTTCAGCGTATCAACATCAATTCCCGCTTCGCGGCCTTTGTTCAAAACAGAACAGATCCGTGCGTGCGTATATTGAATGAAAGGGCCTGTGTTGCCGTTAAAATCAATACTTTCGGAAGGATTGAACAGCATGTTCTTTTTTGGATCTACACGCAAAATAAAATATTTCAATGCCCCCTGCCCAATCATTTCATGCAGTTTGTCCTGCTCTACGGCAGGCAGATCCTGGGCTTTGCCAGCTTCTTTCGAAATATCGGCAGCGGTTTGTTTCATTTCATCCAGCAAATCATCAGCATCAACCACAGTCCCCTCGCGCGATTTAATCTTTCCTTCGGGAAGTTCCACCATGCCATAACTGTAATGGAGTATGTTGTCAGCCCAGTCGTAGCCTAATCTTTTCAGCGTTTTTTTCAAAACATCGAAATGATAAATCTGTTCGTTGCCCACCACATAGACCATGCGATCGGCATTAAAATCGGCGTGACGCGCCACAGCGGTACCGATATCCTGCGTCATGTAAACAGTGGTGCCGTCGCTGCGAAGCAGAATTTTACGGTCGAGTCCTTCATCGGTCAGATCGATCCACACCGATCCATCCGGATCCTGCTGCAGATGGCCTTCCGCAAGTCCTTTCTGTACAATATCTTTTCCACTCAGATAGGTTTCCGATTCGCGGTACACCTTGTCGAAATCAACACCCAGCCTCGAATATGTATCAGTGAAACCGTCAATCACCCAGCTATTGAGTTTGTTCCATAAAGCCATCACATGCGGCTCGCCTTTTTCCCAGTCGCGCAACATAGCCCGAGCATCCTGCATAAGCGGTGTGTCGCCATCTTCGGGCTTTTCAATGCCTAGTCCGGCGGCTTCATCCTTGTTGGCTTTATCGAACAGCACGTAATATTTTCCAATCAGATGATCGCCCTTTACACCCGCAGATTCAGGTGTTTCATTGTTACCCCACATGCTGTAAGCCACCATGGTTTTGCAGATGTGAATGCCCCTGTCGTTGATGAGATTGGCTTTGATCACATTATGCCCGGCAGCTTTGTACACTTCGGCCAGCGACCAGCCCAGCAGATTGTTACGGATATGTCCAAGATGCAGTGGTTTGTTGGTATTGGGAGAGCTGTATTCAACGACAATGGTTTTGGGCGCAATGCCGGACGGACGGCTGTATTCAGCCACCGGAGCGGCCTCCGCAATTTGAGAAAGCCAAAATGAAGGTTTGAATGAAATATTTAGAAAACCCTTGACCACATTGAACTGGTCGATTTCGGAAAATCTTTCTGAAAGCGCTTTTCCAATTGCATCAGCCGTGTCTTCCGGTTTCAGACGGGCCATCTTGACAAAGGGAAAAACCACTATGGTGACATCGCCTGCAAAATGCGGCGGCGTTTTCTCCATTTGAATGGATTCGGGCGCCACCTGCTGATTCCAGAGTCCGAATGCAATATCCGATGTGGCCTGCGCCAGAAGCTGAGTGAACATCTTTTTTTTGTTTGCAAAAGTAGTAATAATTGACGGAACGTGGCAGCTGTAAGCTATGTGCTCTCCCCGACATTTTAGCGCCAGCCTGAATGGAGTAACAACCAGACATTGCTGACCTGGAATCGTCGGAAAGAGCCTTAAGCACCCAACAGCTTGTCCGCCCACCGGCGGAATTCCGGGACCGCGCCTCTACTCAAAGCATGTATGGCGGACGCCAAAATGTTGGGTGCATTGGGCGTTGAATTTCCCGACATTTTAGCGTCAGCGGGAAAAGGTTGACC encodes:
- a CDS encoding arginine--tRNA ligase; translated protein: MFTQLLAQATSDIAFGLWNQQVAPESIQMEKTPPHFAGDVTIVVFPFVKMARLKPEDTADAIGKALSERFSEIDQFNVVKGFLNISFKPSFWLSQIAEAAPVAEYSRPSGIAPKTIVVEYSSPNTNKPLHLGHIRNNLLGWSLAEVYKAAGHNVIKANLINDRGIHICKTMVAYSMWGNNETPESAGVKGDHLIGKYYVLFDKANKDEAAGLGIEKPEDGDTPLMQDARAMLRDWEKGEPHVMALWNKLNSWVIDGFTDTYSRLGVDFDKVYRESETYLSGKDIVQKGLAEGHLQQDPDGSVWIDLTDEGLDRKILLRSDGTTVYMTQDIGTAVARHADFNADRMVYVVGNEQIYHFDVLKKTLKRLGYDWADNILHYSYGMVELPEGKIKSREGTVVDADDLLDEMKQTAADISKEAGKAQDLPAVEQDKLHEMIGQGALKYFILRVDPKKNMLFNPSESIDFNGNTGPFIQYTHARICSVLNKGREAGIDVDTLKWSAAADLKEHEKHLLYQLLTLPQMIEKAATNESPAVVANYSFELAQMFNSMYQEISILREPDETLRNNRLLLAQRTAETLNFAMGLLGVGMPEKM